A window of Excalfactoria chinensis isolate bCotChi1 chromosome Z, bCotChi1.hap2, whole genome shotgun sequence contains these coding sequences:
- the C6 gene encoding complement component C6 translates to MEKTLLIQMILLSLVVGSCQGCYCEHYPWGSWSSCSKTCNYGTQTRHRQIKMDEYYNQNFCDQLCTKQESRACNQQTCPINCQLGDFGPWSECDPCIKKQFRVRKLLRPSQFGGQACTEPLVQSRPCFPAKLCNIVDVDCKNKFQCENGRCIAKKLECNGENDCGDSSDERNCGRKKVVCSRKFESIPGVHLISSGFHILSGESRGEVLGNSFNGGECRTVRRNETRKSYRVPANLEAVSFQVIDEEDDVKSDFYRDLTPLSDSDVGSSTFSHSSRKRSGIPGLFSKKRKVQITSASSFKKAIEASHEKNSNFIRVHKVISVANFTMKESNLQLSDVFLKALNQLPLEYNYALYSRIFDDFGTHYYTSGRMGGSYDILYQYSSEELKNSGLSVDESMECIRTETTRRVFFRKKKKVSTECVTNKMTVKHEGSILESAERSVSLVKGGRSEYAAALAWEKKGAFPGSTIFTNWLESTKDNPVVVDFEVSSIVDLVKNMPCAVTRRRNLRRALREYAGRFDPCQCAPCPNNGMPVLSGTECLCLCQAGTYGTNCEIRAPGYESVAVDGRWSCWSEWTSCDASFKRRRTRECNNPSPLNGGKPCKGEREEEEDCYVSVFMDKGAPCINDDEGKREVDIVIGELETGCSRPDPPENGFIRNEKSQYAVGEEAEIACVSGHVLSGYQFLQCLPDQTWTQQPVECQPSLCPRPPTSDAVEISPFKQHYNIGETVKLSCRSGFVVTGQTQYTCGKDLTWFPSILRSITCEKDEQTKIRGFCMPGQKQVGSECVCMNPGEDCGHYSEDICVLHAPSEQHVTKPSCQFSAEKCLGEQSFHFLHAGPCHSSSSLHWAIERTKLSANSLKKVPCGYDTCYDWEECPESQTQCSCLMPYQCPREESQLHCIRMESTGRKKTVSHCVLAAMKCAGIRLEVLEEGSCVG, encoded by the exons ATGGAGAAGACTCTGCTAATACAGATGATCCTGCTGAGCCTGGTGGTTGGGAGCTGCCAAGGGTGCTACTGTGAACATTACCCATGGGGGTCATGGTCCAGCTGTTCAAAAACCTGCAATTATGGCACGCAGACAAGGCACAG GCAAATAAAAATGGATGAATATTATAACCAAAACTTCTGTGACCAGCTGTGCACCAAGCAGGAATCTCGTGCATGTAACCAACAAACCTGTCCTATCAACTGCCAACTTGGAGACTTTGGCCCTTGGTCAGAATGTGACCCATGCATTAAAAAGCAA TTTCGTGTCCGGAAACTCCTGCGGCCATCCCAGTTTGGGGGCCAGGCCTGCACCGAGCCACTGGTGCAATCCCGACCGTGCTTTCCAGCTAAGCTCTGCAACATCGTGGATGTGGACTGCAAGAATAAATTCCAGTGTGAAAATG GTCGCTGTATTGCAAAAAAATTGGAATGCAATGGAGAAAATGACTGTGGGGACAGCTCTGATGAAAGAAATTGTGGGAGGAAAAAGGTGGTGTGTAGCAGAAAGTTTGAGAGCATCCCAGGTGTGCATTTAATCAGCAGTGG atTTCACATTCTGTCGGGAGAGAGCCGAGGGGAAGTCCTTGGCAACTCATTCAATGGAGGAGAATGTAGAACAGTGAGGCGCAATGAGACAAGGAAATCATATCGTGTGCCTGCAAACCTGGAGGCTGTCAGCTTTCAG GTAATAGATGAAGAGGATGATGTAAAATCAGATTTCTACAGGGATTTAACACCTCTGAGTGACAGTGATGTGGGAAGTAGTACATTCTCTCATTCTTCTCGGAAACGATCTGGCATACCGGGTCTATTctcaaaaaagagaaaggttCAAATCACATCAGCTTCCTCCTTCAAGAAAGCCATTGAAGCCTCACATGAAAAG AATTCCAACTTTATTAGAGTCCACAAAGTCATCTCTGTTGCAAACTTCACAATGAAAGAATCAAACCTGCAGCTCTCAGATGTCTTTCTAAAAGCACTAAACCAGCTGCCCCTGGAGTACAACTATGCTTTATACAGCAGAATATTTGATGACTTTGGCACTCATTACTACACCTCTGGAAGGATGGGTGGTTCCTATGACATTCTTTACCAGTATAGCTCGGAGGAACTGAAGAACTCAG GTCTGTCAGTGGATGAATCAATGGAGTGTATTCGAACAGAAACAACAAGGCGCgtgttcttcagaaagaaaaagaaagtcagtACTGAATGTGTCACAAACAAGATGACTGTGAAACACGAAG GTTCCATTTTGGAGTCAGCAGAACGGTCAGTCTCATTGGTCAAAGGTGGCAGATCAGAGTACGCTGCAGCTCTGGCATGGGAGAAAAAGGGGGCTTTTCCAGGGAGCACAATCTTTACAAACTGGCTGGAATCGACCAAGGACAATCCTGTGGTGGTTGACTTTGAG GTGTCGTCCATTGTGGACTTGGTGAAGAACATGCCTTGTGCCGTGACCAGGCGACGCAACCTGAGAAGGGCCCTGAGGGAATATGCAGGCAGGTTTGACCCATGTCAGTGTGCCCCGTGCCCGAACAATGGCATGCCTGTGCTTTCCGGGACAGAATGCCTCTGCTTGTGCCAGGCTGGCACCTATGGCACAAACTGTGAGATCCGAGCTCCAGGTTATGAGTCAG TTGCTGTAGATGGTCGCTGGAGTTGCTGGTCTGAATGGACTTCATGTGATGCTTCTTTCAAGAGAAGAAGGACCCGGGAATGTAATAACCCATCCCCATTGAATGGTGGAAAACCCTGCAAGGGTGAACGGGAAGAAGAGGAGGACTGTTATGTCTCTGTGTTCATGGACAA AGGAGCTCCATGTATTAATGatgatgaaggaaaaagagaagtggATATTGTGATTGGTGAGCTTGAGACTGGATGCTCCAGGCCAGACCCACCAGAAAATGGGTTTATCAGG AATGAAAAGAGCCAGTATGCTGTGGGGGAAGAAGCTGAAATTGCCTGTGTGAGTGGTCATGTCCTCAGTGGTTATCAGTTCCTTCAGTGTTTGCCTGATCAAACTTGGACACAACAACCTGTTGAATGCCAAC cCTCATTATGCCCGAGGCCACCAACATCTGATGCTGTTGAAATTTCCCCATTTAAGCAGCACTACAACATTGGTGAAACTGTGAAGCTAAGCTGTCGATCTGGGTTTGTAGTCACTGGTCAAACACAATATACTTGTGGAAAAGACCTGACCTGGTTTCCTTCTATTCTGAGGTCTATTACATGCGAAAAAG ATGAGCAAACTAAGATTAGAGGATTTTGCATGCCAGGACAAAAACAGGTTGGGTCTGAGTGTGTTTGTATGAATCCAGGAGAAGATTGTGG CCATTACTCAGAAGACATCTGTGTGCTACATGCTCCTTCTGAACAGCATGTGACGAAGCCCAGCTGTcagttttcagctgaaaagtGCCTTGGAGAGCAGTCATTTCATTTCTTGCATGCTGGCCCCTGCCACAGTAGTTCCAGCTTACACTGGGCTATTGAAAGGACAAAGCTCTCTGCAAACAGCTTGAAGAAAGTGCCCTGTGGCTATGACACCTGCTATGACTGGGAGGAATGTCCAG AGTCACAGACGCAATGCTCCTGCCTAATGCCTTACCAGTGCCCCAGAGAAGAGAGCCAGCTTCACTGCATCCGGATGGAGTCAACAGGGAGAAAGAAGACAGTCAGTCACTGTGTGCTGGCAGCCATGAAGTGTGCTGGCATCAGActggaggtgctggaggaggggagCTGTGTGGGGTAA